A genomic region of Kribbella sp. NBC_00382 contains the following coding sequences:
- a CDS encoding PadR family transcriptional regulator: protein MPSTEMREPTFLVLAALADGRKHGYAVINEVSTLSSGRVTLRPGTLYAALDRLREEGLVRPAGEEVVEGRLRRYYELTDSGAEALTTEAARLRANADQAITRLRLRPTGGAA, encoded by the coding sequence ATGCCTTCCACCGAGATGCGCGAGCCGACGTTCCTCGTCCTGGCCGCGCTGGCCGACGGCCGCAAACATGGCTACGCCGTGATCAACGAGGTGTCCACGCTGTCCAGCGGCCGAGTCACCCTCCGCCCCGGCACCTTGTACGCAGCCCTCGACCGCCTCCGCGAGGAGGGCCTGGTCCGCCCGGCCGGCGAGGAGGTCGTCGAAGGCCGCCTCCGCCGGTACTACGAACTCACCGACTCCGGCGCCGAGGCACTGACCACCGAGGCCGCCCGCCTGCGGGCGAACGCCGACCAGGCGATCACCCGGCTCCGGCTCCGCCCGACGGGGGGTGCGGCATGA
- a CDS encoding GNAT family N-acetyltransferase yields the protein MDPLTGDGTRLREFRADDLDDFYAIVGDDRVTSWMAFDSHTPESAEKMLAGILTRSAQQDRPDYMLAVTRLDDDQVIGFARLAPGVHRGGKLAYGIGADHWGHGHATDASRTLLRFAFGQLDLHRVTAAIGPENLASIAVAKRLGFSYEGQLRHHVFTNGEWRDSALYSLLATEFPAG from the coding sequence ATGGATCCACTCACCGGCGATGGCACCAGGCTCCGCGAGTTCCGGGCGGACGACCTGGACGACTTCTATGCCATCGTCGGTGACGATCGGGTGACCAGCTGGATGGCGTTCGACAGCCACACGCCGGAGTCCGCGGAGAAGATGCTCGCCGGAATCCTGACCCGGTCCGCCCAGCAGGACCGGCCCGATTACATGCTCGCCGTCACCCGCCTTGACGACGACCAGGTGATCGGGTTCGCCCGGCTGGCGCCCGGAGTCCACCGGGGCGGCAAACTCGCGTACGGGATCGGCGCCGACCACTGGGGTCACGGTCACGCGACCGATGCGTCCCGGACGCTGCTCAGGTTCGCGTTCGGTCAGCTCGACCTGCACCGGGTCACCGCTGCGATCGGCCCGGAGAACCTGGCTTCGATCGCGGTGGCGAAGCGGCTCGGCTTCAGCTATGAGGGTCAGCTGCGCCACCACGTCTTCACCAACGGCGAATGGCGCGACTCAGCGCTCTACTCGCTGCTGGCCACCGAGTTCCCGGCCGGCTGA
- a CDS encoding XRE family transcriptional regulator produces MAGRYTPRTVLAHLIQRRNQTYSEIVAEFVELGGTITERHLRRLASGERAGTTPQTRRTLQRMFGKPVEELLAPYVPEQAAQVVPAPAAGGRITTGNEMEVLDMAASRARAFALAAQTGLGSEAMEQVYDDVRHVAKAYPQRPLPEILGQLVETQDLVFALLESRQRPEHLRQLYFLGGVTGGLLAKASHDLGNPHAALTQARTAFLCADNADHHGLRAWVRGLQSLVSYWAGNPHDSVRYAQLGAGYAEQANSTTGVWLPVSEARAWAALGNADAARAALVRAENAWGTVQADELDEMGGLCTFGRNRQLYYAADALAWLPGERETAEQYSRQAVDAYTDQSHPEWAFGDAAGSHAAMAITRIANGELDGAADALAPVLGLPTERRINGVVHSARRVHQALRQSGHAEDARDLQEEIEMFTRTPMQTFPR; encoded by the coding sequence ATGGCGGGTAGGTATACGCCTAGAACGGTCCTGGCGCACCTGATCCAGCGCCGGAACCAGACCTACTCCGAGATCGTCGCCGAGTTCGTCGAGCTGGGTGGAACCATCACCGAGCGGCACCTGCGGCGCCTCGCATCGGGCGAGCGGGCAGGGACCACTCCACAGACCCGGCGCACCCTGCAACGCATGTTCGGCAAGCCGGTCGAGGAACTCCTCGCTCCGTACGTCCCCGAGCAGGCCGCCCAGGTGGTGCCGGCGCCTGCGGCAGGTGGACGGATCACGACAGGTAATGAGATGGAGGTACTCGACATGGCTGCCAGCCGTGCGCGGGCTTTCGCCCTCGCGGCCCAGACCGGTCTCGGAAGCGAGGCCATGGAACAGGTGTACGACGACGTGAGACACGTCGCGAAGGCCTACCCGCAGCGCCCGCTGCCGGAAATCCTCGGCCAACTGGTCGAGACGCAGGACCTGGTCTTCGCGTTGCTGGAGAGCCGGCAGCGTCCGGAACACCTGCGGCAGCTGTACTTCCTCGGCGGCGTGACCGGTGGCCTGCTCGCCAAGGCGTCCCACGACCTCGGCAACCCGCACGCCGCGCTGACTCAGGCCCGGACCGCGTTCCTCTGCGCCGACAACGCCGACCACCACGGGCTGCGCGCCTGGGTCCGTGGACTGCAGTCACTGGTCTCCTACTGGGCCGGCAACCCGCACGACTCGGTCCGGTACGCCCAACTGGGCGCCGGGTACGCCGAGCAGGCCAACAGCACCACCGGCGTCTGGCTCCCGGTGAGCGAGGCCCGCGCCTGGGCCGCGCTAGGCAACGCGGACGCCGCCCGGGCCGCCCTGGTCCGCGCGGAGAACGCGTGGGGCACGGTCCAGGCCGACGAGCTCGACGAGATGGGCGGCCTGTGCACCTTCGGCCGCAACCGCCAGCTGTACTACGCGGCCGACGCGCTGGCCTGGCTTCCGGGCGAGCGTGAGACCGCGGAACAGTATTCTCGGCAGGCAGTGGATGCCTACACCGACCAATCGCACCCCGAGTGGGCCTTCGGCGACGCCGCCGGCAGCCACGCCGCCATGGCCATCACCCGGATCGCGAACGGTGAACTCGACGGCGCCGCCGACGCACTCGCGCCGGTCCTCGGTCTGCCGACCGAGCGCCGGATCAACGGTGTCGTGCACTCGGCCCGCCGGGTGCACCAGGCCCTGCGGCAGTCGGGCCACGCGGAGGATGCCCGCGACCTGCAGGAAGAGATCGAGATGTTCACCCGGACGCCGATGCAGACCTTCCCGCGGTAG
- a CDS encoding MarR family winged helix-turn-helix transcriptional regulator — MVDPVAEVEAAMVTIRRRQAKKLFARAAGVADDSGQQVIDAIEAAGAEPLGVNGIAEALGVDQPRASKLVAAAVSAGLVRREADQLDGRRTNLVLTQAGHDRLAAVHTYRRTRFAEAMTDWPEADKETFAVLLTRFVSALNRP, encoded by the coding sequence ATGGTCGACCCCGTTGCCGAGGTCGAGGCGGCGATGGTGACGATCCGGCGGCGCCAGGCGAAGAAGCTGTTCGCCCGCGCGGCCGGGGTCGCCGACGACTCCGGTCAGCAGGTGATCGACGCGATCGAGGCGGCGGGCGCCGAACCGCTGGGCGTGAACGGCATCGCCGAGGCGCTCGGCGTCGACCAGCCGCGCGCGAGCAAGCTGGTCGCCGCCGCGGTCAGCGCAGGCCTGGTACGCCGGGAAGCAGATCAACTGGACGGTCGGCGAACCAACCTCGTCCTCACCCAGGCCGGCCACGACCGCCTGGCCGCCGTCCACACCTATCGCCGAACCCGCTTCGCCGAGGCGATGACCGATTGGCCGGAGGCCGACAAGGAAACCTTCGCTGTCCTCCTCACCCGCTTCGTCTCCGCCCTCAACCGCCCGTAG
- a CDS encoding GNAT family N-acetyltransferase, with translation MRAVDCVGALIRDEQGRVYVHRRTAQRRLLPGIWDVVGGHLEDGETPEQALAREVEEETGWRVREIVAAVTDWEWEYEGRVRREIDYLVAVDGDLTRPREEFGKHDAGAWVGPADLELLMVNRTDGDRRLRDIVAYAVRTHLTERLMLVPITGPDQVLPGHAADLERLHGDPWVAEWYDETWSAEESVRRAAGFQSRWETNGVSKWMAYERSTGSLVGRGGMERMDPTAEVTAKIATLLDDDALWITDRLELGWALLGSARGQGFATELGRGALEYAFGVLGARSVISFTERINTASRAVMERLGMKYVGEIQSDGLVEGRIGVHPDAPFAVYVATGG, from the coding sequence ATGCGGGCAGTGGACTGTGTTGGGGCGTTGATCCGGGATGAGCAGGGGCGGGTGTACGTGCATCGGCGTACTGCGCAGCGGCGGTTGTTGCCGGGGATCTGGGATGTCGTGGGTGGGCATCTGGAGGACGGGGAGACGCCGGAGCAGGCGCTGGCTCGGGAGGTCGAGGAGGAGACGGGGTGGCGGGTACGGGAGATCGTGGCGGCCGTCACCGACTGGGAGTGGGAGTACGAGGGGCGGGTGCGGCGGGAGATCGACTACCTCGTCGCTGTTGACGGGGACCTCACGCGGCCGCGTGAGGAATTCGGGAAGCACGACGCTGGCGCCTGGGTCGGGCCGGCTGACCTGGAGTTGCTGATGGTCAATCGGACCGACGGGGATCGGCGGTTGCGGGACATCGTCGCGTACGCCGTCCGGACTCATTTGACGGAGCGCCTGATGTTGGTCCCGATCACGGGACCGGATCAGGTCCTGCCCGGACATGCGGCGGACCTGGAGCGGCTGCACGGCGATCCGTGGGTTGCGGAGTGGTACGACGAGACCTGGTCCGCCGAGGAGTCGGTACGCCGGGCCGCCGGGTTCCAGTCACGGTGGGAGACCAACGGCGTCAGCAAGTGGATGGCCTACGAGCGGTCCACCGGCTCACTGGTCGGACGCGGCGGGATGGAACGGATGGACCCGACCGCGGAGGTCACCGCAAAGATCGCGACGCTCCTTGATGACGATGCTCTGTGGATAACTGATCGGCTTGAGCTTGGGTGGGCCTTGCTGGGCTCGGCTCGCGGGCAGGGGTTTGCGACCGAGCTTGGTCGAGGAGCGCTCGAGTACGCCTTCGGTGTGCTGGGCGCTCGGTCGGTGATCTCTTTCACCGAGCGCATTAACACAGCGTCCCGCGCGGTGATGGAGCGGCTGGGGATGAAGTACGTCGGCGAGATCCAGAGCGATGGATTGGTCGAGGGTCGGATTGGTGTCCACCCGGACGCTCCGTTTGCGGTGTACGTCGCTACGGGCGGTTGA
- a CDS encoding proline dehydrogenase family protein, translating to MRADRAILFKLATNERLEQLVKGIPGGEENAWRAASRYVAGRTRDEALQVAAAQVAKGHGISVDLFGEMSTDPADAAHVVDEYLELAKLLPEPPADVWLSLDLSHLALDVDPATAADHVATIAEALPPGRLLQIGAEDTARTDKILHCVLDVASRGLADRIGATVQANLQRSPDDIDALTAAGVQIRLVKGAYVEPTGAYPYGEQTDIAYLRLAHQLAASKARWSLATHDGRLREAVLLSAGPVPVEQLLGIRPEVLDDLHTRDLPTRVYIPYGPSWFRYWLRRLAESRGA from the coding sequence ATGCGTGCGGACCGGGCAATTCTGTTCAAGCTGGCAACCAACGAACGACTCGAGCAACTAGTGAAGGGCATCCCCGGCGGCGAGGAGAACGCCTGGCGAGCGGCCTCCCGGTACGTCGCCGGCCGAACTCGCGACGAGGCACTCCAAGTCGCCGCAGCCCAGGTAGCCAAGGGCCACGGCATCAGCGTCGACCTGTTCGGCGAGATGTCCACCGACCCGGCAGATGCCGCCCATGTAGTCGACGAGTACCTAGAGCTGGCCAAGCTCCTCCCCGAGCCACCCGCCGACGTCTGGCTGTCGCTGGACCTGTCGCACCTCGCACTAGACGTGGACCCCGCCACTGCCGCCGACCACGTCGCCACGATCGCCGAAGCCCTCCCACCGGGCCGCCTGCTCCAGATCGGCGCCGAGGACACCGCCCGAACCGACAAGATCCTCCACTGCGTCCTAGACGTGGCTAGCCGCGGCCTGGCGGACCGCATCGGCGCCACCGTCCAGGCGAACCTGCAGCGTTCCCCCGACGACATCGACGCGCTGACAGCGGCCGGAGTACAGATCCGCCTAGTCAAAGGCGCGTACGTCGAGCCAACCGGTGCCTACCCGTACGGCGAGCAGACAGACATCGCGTACCTCCGCCTGGCCCACCAATTGGCAGCCAGCAAAGCCCGCTGGTCCCTAGCAACCCACGACGGCCGCCTACGCGAGGCAGTACTGCTCTCAGCCGGCCCTGTCCCCGTCGAGCAACTACTAGGCATCCGCCCCGAAGTACTGGACGACCTACACACCCGAGACCTCCCCACCCGCGTCTACATCCCCTACGGCCCATCCTGGTTCCGCTACTGGCTCCGCCGCCTAGCAGAGTCCCGCGGCGCCTAG
- a CDS encoding TolB family protein — protein MNTELTRREVGRLTLIPLAAFAGLSVPAVAQATGPGRNGRLAYAAQTSSGLQLFTVRADGSGVRQITHVDGDAAHPDWSPDGRRIVFEFGGESHAGVFLINRDGSGLRDLTPTGFQGNPAFTADGRHIVFDSESGNIDIFRTDGSGRRTLTHNPFPGVGYDTDANVSPDGRFITFVRTRVPSKEQALFSIRVDGSRLRQLTPYSLDVGVKHDWAPDSSRIAIIANADHQPAGTSANVATIRPDGSGLRMLTNYSGGEVNALTGSYSPDGCWIAYRLEDHGKFSLMKMPANGHGRPRRILSLPEAPRFIDWGVA, from the coding sequence ATGAACACCGAACTGACCCGCCGCGAGGTCGGCCGCTTGACCTTGATCCCACTGGCGGCATTCGCCGGGCTCTCCGTGCCGGCAGTGGCGCAGGCGACCGGGCCTGGCAGGAACGGCCGGCTCGCCTACGCGGCGCAGACCAGCTCCGGTCTCCAGCTCTTCACTGTCCGCGCGGACGGCAGCGGCGTACGGCAGATCACTCACGTTGATGGGGACGCGGCTCACCCGGACTGGTCGCCGGATGGCCGCCGGATCGTGTTCGAGTTCGGGGGCGAGAGCCATGCGGGGGTTTTCCTGATCAACCGCGATGGGTCCGGGCTGCGGGATCTGACGCCGACCGGGTTCCAGGGCAATCCGGCGTTCACGGCTGACGGTCGGCACATCGTGTTCGACTCCGAGTCCGGCAATATCGACATCTTCCGGACCGACGGCAGCGGGCGGCGGACGCTGACGCACAACCCGTTCCCGGGGGTCGGGTACGACACCGATGCCAACGTCTCGCCGGACGGCCGGTTCATCACCTTCGTCCGGACCAGGGTGCCCTCGAAAGAGCAGGCCCTGTTCTCGATCCGGGTCGACGGGAGCAGGCTGCGCCAGCTGACGCCGTACTCGCTGGATGTGGGGGTCAAGCACGACTGGGCTCCGGACAGCTCGCGGATCGCGATCATCGCCAATGCCGACCATCAGCCCGCCGGGACGTCGGCGAACGTCGCGACCATCCGGCCGGACGGGTCCGGGTTGCGGATGCTCACCAACTACAGCGGTGGCGAGGTCAATGCGTTGACCGGCTCCTACTCACCGGACGGCTGCTGGATCGCCTACCGGCTCGAGGACCACGGCAAGTTCTCCCTGATGAAGATGCCGGCCAACGGGCATGGCCGCCCGCGACGCATCCTGTCGCTGCCGGAGGCACCGCGGTTCATCGACTGGGGAGTTGCCTAG
- a CDS encoding LuxR C-terminal-related transcriptional regulator, which yields MGATVRAARQLIADTATLPGTPFAEEVMRAVNGAVGFDGYYLFAVDPITQLRCTMYAENGLQVATRRLILNETVEQDFNRYTELIRRPGHVGVLAFRAAPEPRSPRLHEILRPQGFRSELRLVLVDGGRYWGALSLFRDERRHPFTDVDAEVAADLAGSLCTAVRRHQVRRTSGEPVPAAAGVVLVGRDGEFLSVSPEAKTWLGYLRSDGLNFDDVTRVVHEVAQAARAGRPDALCRVRTQDGRWLVLSGSRSAVAPVEVAVVIQPANVQQVLPAFAAWSGLSHRESEVLGLVADGLAAKQIARRLDLSVLTVNDHLRSTYRKTGVTGRDELLALTS from the coding sequence ATGGGGGCTACCGTTCGCGCTGCCCGGCAACTGATCGCAGACACTGCGACGCTGCCCGGCACCCCGTTCGCCGAAGAGGTGATGCGGGCGGTGAACGGCGCGGTCGGGTTCGACGGCTACTACCTGTTCGCCGTCGATCCGATCACCCAGCTGCGCTGCACGATGTATGCCGAGAACGGCCTGCAGGTCGCGACCCGGCGGCTGATCCTGAACGAGACGGTCGAGCAGGACTTCAACCGCTACACCGAGTTGATCAGGCGGCCCGGCCATGTCGGCGTACTCGCCTTCCGCGCGGCTCCGGAGCCCCGCAGCCCGCGACTGCACGAGATACTCCGCCCGCAGGGGTTCAGGTCAGAGCTCCGGCTCGTCCTGGTCGACGGTGGCCGGTACTGGGGTGCGCTGTCCCTGTTCCGCGACGAGCGCCGCCACCCGTTCACCGACGTCGACGCTGAGGTAGCGGCCGACTTGGCAGGATCACTCTGTACTGCGGTGCGCCGCCACCAGGTACGCCGTACTAGCGGAGAGCCGGTGCCCGCCGCGGCCGGGGTGGTCCTGGTCGGCCGAGACGGCGAATTCCTCTCCGTGAGCCCTGAAGCCAAGACCTGGTTGGGGTATCTGAGGTCCGACGGCCTGAACTTCGACGACGTGACCCGGGTGGTGCACGAGGTGGCTCAAGCGGCTCGTGCCGGCCGACCGGACGCGCTGTGCCGGGTACGCACCCAGGACGGCCGATGGCTGGTGCTCAGCGGTAGCCGGTCTGCAGTGGCACCAGTAGAGGTCGCCGTCGTCATCCAGCCGGCCAATGTCCAGCAGGTGCTCCCGGCGTTCGCGGCCTGGTCCGGGCTGTCCCACCGTGAGTCCGAGGTTCTCGGCCTCGTCGCCGACGGCCTCGCCGCCAAGCAGATCGCCCGCAGGCTCGACCTGTCGGTCCTTACCGTGAACGATCACCTGCGCTCGACCTACCGCAAGACCGGAGTCACCGGCCGCGACGAGTTGCTCGCCCTGACGAGCTAG